One genomic region from Gemmatimonadota bacterium encodes:
- a CDS encoding glycosyltransferase family 2 protein, with product MSISVVVTTYNQPEWLALSLTGLAAQGDRDFSVLVADDGSGSETRACIERVRARTGLPIEHVWHEDRGFRKCEILNRAIRASGDDYLIFIDGDCIARRDFVGVHRALRRPRRFLSGGYVKLDEAVSAAITADDVDAGRPTEYRWLRARGARASRRLRRLGLPRGVGAVLDFLTPTRASFNGHNASAWRADLEAVNGFNEDMGYGGLDRELGERLENAGVRGTQVRHRAAVVHLDHPRGYRDQDVLRRNRAIRDEVAATGRIWTAAGLDRQSQGEPV from the coding sequence ATGTCGATCTCGGTCGTCGTCACGACCTACAATCAGCCCGAGTGGCTGGCTCTGAGCCTGACAGGACTGGCCGCCCAGGGCGACCGGGACTTCAGCGTGCTCGTGGCCGACGACGGTTCGGGATCCGAGACGCGCGCTTGCATCGAGCGGGTGCGCGCGCGCACGGGGCTACCGATAGAGCACGTGTGGCACGAGGATCGTGGGTTTCGGAAGTGCGAGATCCTCAACCGCGCCATACGGGCGTCGGGGGACGACTACCTGATCTTCATCGACGGCGACTGCATCGCGCGCCGGGACTTCGTGGGCGTCCACCGCGCGCTGCGGCGGCCGCGCCGGTTTCTGTCGGGCGGGTACGTCAAGCTGGACGAGGCGGTTAGCGCCGCCATCACCGCTGATGACGTAGACGCGGGGCGGCCAACCGAGTATCGCTGGCTGCGCGCGCGCGGTGCCCGCGCTTCGCGGCGGTTGCGCAGGCTCGGGCTGCCGCGCGGCGTCGGGGCCGTCCTCGATTTTCTCACGCCCACCCGCGCCAGCTTCAACGGACACAACGCGTCGGCCTGGCGCGCTGACCTGGAGGCCGTGAACGGGTTCAACGAGGACATGGGCTACGGCGGCCTGGACCGCGAGCTGGGCGAGCGGCTGGAGAACGCCGGCGTCCGCGGTACGCAGGTGCGGCACCGGGCCGCGGTGGTCCACCTGGATCATCCGCGCGGCTACCGCGACCAAGACGTCCTGCGCCGCAACCGCGCCATCCGCGACGAGGTGGCCGCGACGGGGCGAATCTGGACGGCCGCCGGGCTGGACAGGCAATCGCAGGGCGAGCCGGTATGA